The sequence below is a genomic window from Microcebus murinus isolate Inina chromosome 4, M.murinus_Inina_mat1.0, whole genome shotgun sequence.
tctaaagaaatgaaaaaacatcccatatttatagatgagaagactTAATATCATTCTAATGAAAATCATCCCCAAGTTGATCTACAGTTTgaatgtaatacctattaaatcCCAGCTGGCTTTCACAGAAAATGACAAGATGATCTTATAATTTATGTGGAAGTGCAAGAGACCcagaatatccaaagcaatcttaggAAAGAGCAAAATTGGAAGACTCATACTTCCCAGTTTCAGAGTTGATTATATAGCTGCAGTGATCAGGCAGCATGGCAACTAGCATaaggatagacacatagatcaatgaagcAGAATGGAGatttcagaaataaactcttatatatgtggtcaattaattttccaCAATGGTGCAAAAAatgcaatggagaaagaatagtttcTTCAAGCAAGGGTGATGGGGAAATAAGATATCcagagatattaataaaaaatggagaTGGACTCGTTGCTCACAATATATGTGCAACttaattgaaaatgaataaaggGCTTAATTTAAGAGTTGAAACTATAAAGCtattagaagaaagcataggagtaaattttcatgaccttgaattAGATGATGGTTTTTCAGATATGACACTAAAACAcaaacaactaaagaaaaaaatttgataaattgaaCTACATAAAAATTAGGAACACTAGTTTTGCAAATGATATCaacaataatatgaaaaaagaacccacagaattaggaaaatatttgtaagttatacatctgataatggacttatattcaaaatatgtaaagaactcttacaactcaacaataaaaaagcacactaataatacaattttaaaatggacaaataatattcacagacatttctacaaaaaagataaacaaatggccaataaccacatgaaataatattaaaaattattggttgacagggaaatgcaaatcaaaacctcaatgaggtatcacttcacacccattgAGATGGCTATGATTAAAAAGATAGGTAAAAACAAGTGTTCttaaggatatggaaaaattagaatCTTCATATATTGCTGTTGGAGATGTTACATGGTGTAACCATTGGAAAACTAGTTTGGCAGGTTTTCAAAATGTTACACATAGAGTTAGCATATGACCCAGATATTTTACTGTGAAAtttatacccaagagaaataaaaatatacacacaaaacgGTATACACAGAATTACTCGTATtttaaagtagaaacaacccataTGTCCATCAACTTAtgaatatataaccaaaatgaaatatacaaTTGGGTATTgctcagtaataaaaattaagtagTAACATTtgctacaatatgaatgaaccttgaaaacattacgctAATTGAAATGAGCCAGtcaaaaaatatcacatattatgtaattccatttatgtaataGGCCCCAACAGATAAATTTAtacacagaaagtagattagtggttgcctaggactGGGGGCATATGTGTAGTTACTACCATTGGGCACAGAATTTCTTTTGGAGGGGATAAAAATGTCCTATAATTAGATTGTGGAGATGGTTGAACAATTCTGTCCTTATacaaaaaatcattgaattgtatactttaaatgagtgaattgtatggtatgtaaattacattttaataaaggaGAGAAGTCAATCTTTTCTAGCCTAATCATGAAAGTTACATTCCATTAAACTgcatattctattggttagaacAAGGCTATTAGCTCTAGCCCACAGTAAAAGCCAGATTATACAAGGGTATGAATTCCAGGAGGCAGGGATCATTGTAGCCATCTTAGAAGTCTGCTTACTACAAAATGTTTCCCCTTTGATATCAGAGAAACAATAATGATCattataataatgacaataatgatCATTATCACTACTTCTATTTGACATTTTGCTGGAGGTACTGCCATTCACAAAAAAGTATGGCACAAAAAATGGTATAAGGATATAGATCAGGAATTACAAAGCTCTCATTATTTATAAGTAATGTgcacatagaaaatatataagcATCTACAGATAAAGTATTATAATATGAAAGCAAAATAGAAttgctaaatataaaatttatatgaaaaacttTATTGTATTCCTGCATAAGAATGAGTTTGAAGATGAAATTTATGAATACCATTTAAATAACCTACAAAAATTATGaagtatttaggaataaatctGTCAAGAGAATTATATATGAACTTTTgtgaacaaaattataaaactttattaataaattctaaGTAGACCTAAATGATTGGAGAAATATTTCTTGTTCATGAATCAATATTTGAAAGAGGCCAAGTTTTCCAGCCTTTGGTCATCAATCTCCTTTCTACCTTTTTTCCAACATAGGACATATAACTCTACTAGAAATCAAGGTTTATTATAAAGTCATACAAATAAAGATAGCATAGTGTTGGCAGAAAAGTAGTAAAATAGACTGAGGGATCAAAACAGAAAGTCTAGAAAGTGACCTAGGCACATAAAGGGCTACTTTCTGACAGAGTTGGCATTTCAGATCAAAGAGAAAGAATACACTTTTcaatagaaggaaggaagggaggtaaggaaggaaggaaggggaagaaaggggagaaaaagaaattgaagcactacttcacatcatatacaaaaacaattttgaggtgaattaaaaaacttaattcaaaaattaaaattataaatatcttaaatgataatataagagaaaatcttAGTCATCCCAAGATGGGagcttatttattaaaaaagaaattgcatcAATGAGAAATTACATTGTATTAAAAACATCTGCACATCAAAAGAtgccataaagaaataaaataaaaaacaatatacaaaTTAGGAGAATCTCATTGTAATTTATACAACTGACAAAGGCTACCTATGCAGGATAATGGAAAAAGTGGAAAATACAAagtaacacacaaaaaatgtgaaCTGGCACTTCGCACAAGCAGAAATCTGAATGattaataagcatatgaaaaaagtgcTTAATCTCATTAGtgattagggaaatgcaaacgaACCACAATAATGTACCGCAATGAGATTGCCAAAAACTAAAACATCTTAGGATTCTATGCACtccatgaaagaagccagactcggAATAATGCGTATGATTCCAATCCACAGCTcactggccaaatctggcccCCCACCTGCTAAGAACGGTGGTAAGTAAAGAATGGGTTTAACATTTAAAGTAGTTGGGGGGAAAAAGCATAACATATGATGACAATGAACATTATGTGaagttcaaatttcagtgtctgcAAATGAAGTTTTATTGCAATGCAGCCACATCTATATTGTCTATGTCTGTTTTCCCTAAATCAGCAGAATTGAGTAGTGATAGAATCAGCATAGCCCACAAACCCTAAAATGTTTACTACCGATCTCTTACAGAAGAAGTTTGCCAACCTCCTCTAGAAtacttccccctcccctctcaagtGCAGGCTGCCCTCTGCATTCAGAGCCAGTGGCTCCCGCCCTCCCGACTGGGGCAGTCTGTGTGGAGACCAGGCACCCTCACCTGCAAGGAGGGCCGTTTTTGGAAATTTCCTGCATCGTCcatctctgccccagcctccaccAGTGCACACCACAAGGGCTGGCTGAGAGCCAGGAAGCCCTCTCTGATTGCTCAGTAATGAACTTTGATTTCTTCTGGGGATATTGCTTTGCGAAGATTTGGGCCAAGCTGAGAACTGAGGGAAAGAAATGTTTGAATGCTAACTCTGTGGCTCATCAGACATGAAACTAGAacttttgtattaatttttatggcttttggtttcattttccaCAAAGGGACTAAAGCCATATTTAAAGAATTTGTATGAGAATTCGGGATACTATATACAAAATTCCTGCAAATAGTAGACATTCAATTAAAAGAAGCtattattatacataaatatCAATTCAGAAGGTATCTgggtaaaggaaaaaataaaatctaaactagCCTCTGTGGTATTACTAGATTTCAACTCTAAGTCCTTGAAGACCTCAGGTGCCAGGAAATGGCACAAGAGTAGAATTAATTAATTCAGGAAAACAGAGCTGGGAAGTCCCCAGTCAGCTCTTTTATTATCCTAAGTGATTTATCAGCCCCTTATTCAGACTCTGGACTGAATTCAGTTTTATAGGGATCCTCCCAAGGAACTTAGGTACCTCTTACTCAAATATCTCTACTCACTTTTCAATTTCAGGTGATCCTCTTTGCATCTATAGCACTAAGATTAAGAGCTAAGGTCTCAGTAAGTtaccaagaaaattaaaaggtcTTTAGAAAAAACATCAACTATGAAAGAGAATTCCTTAGACTGGTTCACCTTTTAGGGCCATTCAAGAAGAAAGGCAATTTCAACTTAAGATGTGAAAAAGAGGAGAGACCATAGCATGCtctgtttatttatattaaaatcctTGATAATTAGGATAAAATATGGATATCTGAGAGCTACAATGACTGTAATTAAGATGAGACCGAATTCAGTTTGCTTTCAATTTTACTAGGTATAAAATCAGATTATTGAAATAGGACAGTAAATTACCCCTGTTGCTAATTCTTGAAGTCCCACATTAAGAACTTTGTTTGAAAGGATTAGAAGTAAGAAAATCATTTCAAACAAAGCAAGACATCATGTGGAGAACAGCGCGGCGTCCTCCTTCCGGGAGGCGACGGTGCGCGAGGACCGGCGCGGCCTGCGCGGCGGCAGCTGAGTCGGGAGAGACTGTGGAGATGCCTCCATATCGTCCGTCCGCGGGGAGACCTGGAGCGCGCGggctctctctgagcctctccgCTCAGGAATCGCGGCGGCCGTGCAGGCCTCGCGAGGCGGCGGCCCGCGCCGAGAGCCCCGCGTCCGCCGCCCGGCCCGCCGCGCCGGCCCAGCTCCTTGAATCCCGGAAGCCACCTTGTGAGGGCCGGAGCGTGTTTGCACGGGAACGCCGAGGCGGGAGCTGAGGAAAGGCCCCGGTCCGGCAGGTCCGGCGGGTTTGGAGCGGCTCTGCGGCGGCGCGGCCGGCTCGGACTTCCCGCTCGCCACCGCGCGCCCTCGCTCTCCGCGCGCGTGACAGTTCCGCGTCACATGCGTCTTCCTGCATACATGGACAGCTGCAATtcatggctttttatttttccccttttatttagTTGTCCGCACGATCTGTGCCCGAGTGTCTGTGACACTGCCTATTTGTTTCTGAGTTCTCGGAGAGCATAGACTCTTCAAGGAAGTGTCCCTGTACACCATTCAGCACATTGTCACACGCTAAAAGACACCTGAAATGTGTTTCTGGGTAGAAGGGTGCGCCTTTGCACTGTTCAGGACTTACTCAGCGCCACTTCTTAGGGAGAACAAAAGGGCAGAGACTGCCTGTCGCCCGAGTGACACAGTCGTCGGCTGACGTGGCTCTGAGCAAGTCAGAGAACCGCGTGCGGCCTGACCAGGTCTTCGTGCCCGGGCGGGGCCGCACACCCGGCCGGGAGGGCCGGCCACACTCGGCCCCAGGCTGTGAAATCGGCGCCCCCGGGGCGGACTCtcgcctccctgcctccctgtgcGGCTTCCTTCCACTCCACCCCCTGCAGCCAGGCGGAGGAGGTGGCCGCGGCGCCCGGCCCGCACTGGAGGCAGGGCGCTTGCTCCCTGCCTGTCCGTGCGCTCAGCTGCCTGGTTCCGCCCCCCGGGACTCTCCCTAAAGTAGGAGTACAGATATTGAACCCCATACTTCCCATACACCTCCTGTTCTCCCAAATTCTGCCCGAAACTGGGCTGGCCTCCTGTCCTCCCCTCCTCGGCGGAGGCGGCGTCCCCACGCTGTGTCCTCCTCCAGAGGCTCCTGCCACCACTGAGGAGATCCGCGCAGCAGCATGGCTGGGGCACATGACTTGTGATCGGGGAGGTGGGGGCTGAAACTAGTATAAACTTAAAATTCTCAAACGATTATTCCCATTATGTACTTTTCCATCTAATAATCATGGTAACTCAGTGAGATGGGCACCATCATTCCCCATTCACAGGGAAAACGAAGCCCAGGGAGACGGCCCTGCCCAGCTCACAGGGGATGTGGCCTGCGTTCTGTCTGACCGCAAGACCTTGCTTCTTCCCGCCACAACCCTGCTGAGCTCGCACCACTGCAGAGATCCAAGCAGAGGCGAACACCCCCTCGCTTCGTCTTTTATTCAGGTGATTAAACCATTAGTTAGGGATTTGGACTCAGTGACCTCTGAAGTCTTTCTAGGGCAACAATTCAATggttctgtatttctgcttctTTGTTTTATGAGTTTACAGATTCTAGTGACTCTGTTCCCTTTTCCATCTTCTCTTCAAAGAATTTCCAAAAAGCTCAAAACAAGTGAATTGGGTTCCCTTTAAAACTCTCCAAAGGACCCGACAATCGCATCTTAACAGCCACATAAAAGTCCTCAGAGGAGGTTTTCTCCATAATTCTCTGGGTACGCTGGAGCTGGATAAGAGATGCATAATTTATACAGGCAAGTACACATCACTTGGTTATTAAAAGTGCCCTCATTGAGATGTATTACTGTATTGAGGACACAGAGATAAATCTGGTTCCCCAGGTAACCAGATCTAGCTCACCAACAGAAGgcaaattttctgatttttgatTGATGTAACTTTTTTGACTCTGCTAGACTCTTCTACAGGGCGGTGCTCTGCCCGTGTGTGGGTGGGTGAGGACAGGCGCAGCCCAAGGAAGCCATAGCACGAACACTGCTCTGCACTTTTCTTGGAGctcttttcttctggaaaaatagttattttcctaataaatttaACGTTCACCCAATAATTAATTCACTGCTCAAGCCATCCATTTAAATGTTGAGTACTGACATTCATCACTGTGGTAGGTGCTGGGGATAACCAAGACTGCTCTGCCTCCCTGTGAGGAAGACACAGGCAAACAAATACGTGCGGCTATTTTGAAAAGTGCAGAAATGAAGTGAAATACAAGCGAGAACGTGGTAGTGGGAGCCATCCTTCTCCCCAGGTGGCTGGAGGCCCACATGGCAGGCTAGTGAGGGGCAGAGTCCTGTGATAGACAGAGCTCACCAGCACAGTGGCAAGGCAGTGGAAAAGCAGGAACAACCATGTGCAAAGCAACACAATTTTCCATCTGATTAAGGCTATACTGTGTCTCTGGAAGAAACAACCACAGAAAAAACTCAGAGATACTGGTTCAGTTCCAGACAAcagcaataaagcaaatatcgcAATAAAGAAGTCACATAAATTTTTGTTGTCCTAGTACATATAAAAGTACATTTACACTGACTATATTGTAGCCTATAAGTGTGCGATAGCATTCTGTctaaacaatgtacataccttaatttaaaaatattttatttatttaaaatgctaatgattGCCTGAGCTTCAGGAGATGTAATCCTTTGgatggtggagggtcttgcctccatGCTGATGGCTGCTGGGTCACCAGGCTGGTAACTGCTGAAGGTCAGGGTGGCTGAAGCGGTTTCTTGAAATAAGACGACGCTTTCCCCATCAATTGAGTCTTCTTTTCACAAAAGACTTCACTGTGGCATGTGATGGTATTTGGTAGCATTTTCTCTGCAGTAGAACTGCTTTGTCAACTAAGTTTGTGTGATATTCTCAGTCCCTTGTCGTCATCCACCCGTGCCCATAGCATCTTCACGAGGAATACGTTCCACCTCAGTGATCCagtttctttgctcatccatcagaagcaactcctcatctgtttaaattttattatgagattgcagcaactcagtcacatcttcagactccacttctaattctagttctcctgCGATTTCtgccacatctgcagttactttctccactgaagtctcgaacccctcaaagtcatccataaaGGTTGGTTGGAATCAAGtgcttccaaactcctattaaggttgatattttgaccttctctCATGAGtcataaatgttcttaatggcctctagaatggtgaatcctttctgaaaggtttttaatttacttttctcagATCCTTCAAAGAATCACTATTGTCTAAGACTATCACTCTAGTCTTACCATATACATTTCTTAAGTAATAAACCTTGAAAGTAAACATTATTCCTGGATCTATGCACTGCAGAATGGGTGTTATGTTAACAGTCATGAAAACAAATCTCTTCATGTATCTCCATCatagctcttgggtgaccaggtgcattatCAATGACCAGTAACAGttttaaaggaatctttttttcttaatagttgGTTTCAACAGTggactaaaaatatttagtaaaccatgctataaacagttgtgctgtcatctaggctttgatgtttcatttatagagcacagacagtgtagatttagtataatttgaaggcACCcaaggatttttggaatggtaaatgaacattggcttcaacttaaactCACCAGTTGTATCAACCCCTAACAAGAGAGCCAGCCTCTCCTTTAAAGATTTGAAGCCAGACCgatttctcctctctagctatgaaagtacCAGACAGCATCtgcttccaatagaaggctgtttcatctacattgaaaatatattttgtgcaaCCACCTTCATCAATtttcttagctagatcttctggataacttactgcagcttctgcatcagcacttgctgctccACCTTGCACTTTTGTGTCATGGAGGTGGCTTCTCgccttaaacctcatgaatcaacctctgctagcttcaaacttttcttctgtagcttcctcttctctctcagaGGAAGAATTGAAGAGATTTAAGGCCTTTCCCTGGATTAGGCTTTAGCATAAAAAATGTGGCTGgcttgatcttctatccagaacACTCAAACTTTCTTCATATTTGCAATAAGGCTGTCATGTTTTCTTaccattcatgtgttcattggagtagcaattttaatttttttcaagaacttttcttttacatttaggaCTTGGCTAAATGTTTGGCACAAGATGCCTGGCTTTCAATTTACCTTGGCTTTTGACAtcccttcctcactaagcttaatcatttctagattcTGATTTACAGTGAGAGATATGTAACTCTTCCTTTCGCTtaaacacttagaggccactgtagggttgACCTACAATATTGATGTCAacattgttgtgtctcaggaCATAGTGAGGtctgaggagaaggagagagatgggggaatagCCGTCACAGCACACAACATTTATCAGTTAAGTTTGCCAGTTTATATGGGTgtggtttgtggtgccccaaaacaattacaatagtaacatgaaagaccactgatcacagatcaccataatagatataataatagtaaaaatactagtaaaatatttcaaatattctgagaattaccaaaatataacACAGAGACAGGAAGCAAGCACAGCTGATAGACTTGCTCCATGCAGTGATTCTACAAagcttcaatttgtaaaaaaaaataaaaagtgcaaGCTCTGTGcagcacaataaaatgaagtgtGGTACAGTGAGTTATGCCTGTGCAAGCACTCTGGTGCATCAATACCGCTTGGCAACAACAGGTGGAGGACAATTTAATGATTCTATTGTTAATTAACTGGATTGGCTA
It includes:
- the LOC142870552 gene encoding uncharacterized protein LOC142870552, with the translated sequence MGFNICTPTLGRVPGGGTRQLSARTGREQAPCLQCGPGAAATSSAWLQGVEWKEAAQGGREARVRPGGADFTAWGRVWPALPAGKTHVTRNCHARGERGRAVASGKSEPAAPPQSRSKPAGPAGPGPFLSSRLGVPVQTRSGPHKVASGIQGAGPARRAGRRTRGSRRGPPPREACTAAAIPERRGSERARALQVSPRTDDMEASPQSLPTQLPPRRPRRSSRTVASRKEDAALFST